GCGGCGTCTGCTCCAGATGGTCCTCGCGTTCTTCGGGACCACGCTGATCGTCTACGCGCTGATGTTCGCCGGCCAGGGCGATCCCATCCAGGCGCTGGCCGGCGAACGACCGGTCACGGCCGCGCAGCGGGCATACCTGACGGAGAAGTTCCACCTCGACCGGACCGGGGTCGGCGGCTTCTTCTACCGGTACTTCGACTACCTCAAGAACCTGCTCCAGGGTGACCTCGGGCAGTCCCTCACCGGACGCTCGATCGGCGACATCCTGGCCGCCGCCTGGCCGGTCACGGTCAAGCTGGCGCTGATCGCCATGGCGGTCACCATTCTCTTCGGCGTCACCGCGGGCGTGCTCGCCGGCATCCGGCGGGCCAGCATCTTCGACAACTCGACCCTGCTGCTGACCCTGCTGGTGCTCGGCATCCCGACGATCGTGCTCGCGCCGCTGGCGCAGTACCTCCTCGGCGTCAAGTGGCAGCTCTTCCCGGCCACCGCCGGCGCCGACCCGGACCTGTACGCGCTCCTGCTGCCGGGCATCGTGCTCGGCTCGCTCTCGCTGGCCACCGCCCTGCGGCTGAC
The sequence above is drawn from the Micromonospora sp. M71_S20 genome and encodes:
- a CDS encoding ABC transporter permease, translated to MFRFVLRRLLQMVLAFFGTTLIVYALMFAGQGDPIQALAGERPVTAAQRAYLTEKFHLDRTGVGGFFYRYFDYLKNLLQGDLGQSLTGRSIGDILAAAWPVTVKLALIAMAVTILFGVTAGVLAGIRRASIFDNSTLLLTLLVLGIPTIVLAPLAQYLLGVKWQLFPATAGADPDLYALLLPGIVLGSLSLATALRLTRTSVAENLRADYVRTARSKGLVKRRIVSVHVLRNSLIPVVTFLGVELGNLMSGAIITEGVFNIPGVGFNLFRGIRTEDGPLVVGIVSVLVVVYLVSNLVVDVLYAVLDPRIRYE